One window of Watersipora subatra chromosome 3, tzWatSuba1.1, whole genome shotgun sequence genomic DNA carries:
- the LOC137391200 gene encoding uncharacterized protein, which produces MSVRILNKPVKDSGSSAEAKSTLAEDMELSRALQKLIKKIKGEFTMADGVDYVRIRSSQLYADFEALTNQLTSVDLESYSKDERKAFFINVYNTLTIHGIVSMAELPDSVLKVQKFWEITCYQIGAHVFSLDDIEHGILRANRSHPASVKPTYFPEGDVRVKYALDTLDPRIHFALNCGAKSCPAISAYDAENLDKALDAATKLFCNQEVIVLPKNEEVYVSKLFEWYGSDFGSNDIAAVKWMLPYLDEPKHSELALLLQGILSVGAGQVLYNEYDWRLNSTFG; this is translated from the exons ATGTCTGTGAGGATTCTCAACAAGCCAGTGAAAGACTCGGGTAGTTCAGCTGAAGCGAAGTCGACACTCGCGGAGGATATGGAACTTTCGCGGGCGCTCCAGAAGCTGATTAAGAA AATTAAAGGCGAGTTTACGATGGCTGACGGTGTAGATTATGTGCGTATCAGATCAAGCCAGCTTTACGCTGACTTTGAAGCTTTGACCAACCAGCTAACCTCAGTGGATCTCGAGAGCTATAGTAAAGATGAGAGAAAagcattttttatta ATGTCTACAacactctcactattcatggcATAGTGTCCATGGCAGAGCTGCCTGACTCAGTACTCAAAGTGCAGAAGTTCTGGGAGATCACGTGCTACCAAATTGGGGCGCATGTCTTCTCGCTTGATGACATTGAGCATGGAATTCTAAGAG CCAACCGGTCTCATCCTGCAAGTGTCAAGCCAACATATTTCCCAGAGGGAGATGTTAGAGTGAAATACGCCCTTGACACGCTTGACCCTAGAATACATTTTGCCCTCAACTGCGGTGCCAAG TCCTGTCCAGCGATATCCGCCTACGATGCAGAGAACCTGGACAAGGCACTGGATGCAGCTACAAAACTTTTTTGCAATCAGGAAGTTATTGTCCTTCCTAAAAATGAGGAAGTGTATGTGTCTAAGCTCTTCGAATGGTATGGCAGTGATTTCGGGAGCAACGACATCGCTGCAGTCAA GTGGATGTTGCCATACCTAGACGAACCAAAACACTCAGAGCTAGCGCTACTTTTGCAAGGTATATTGTCTGTCGGTGCTGGCCAGGTTTTATACAACGAATATGACTGGAGACTCAACAGTACCTTTGGGTGA